The genomic interval CGGCGGGTGGCGCACGCCGGGGAGGAGGGGCCGCCGGAGTACATCGTCGAGGCGCTGGACGTGCTCGGGGTGGAGCGGATCGATCACGGGCTGCGGTGCGTGGAGTCGCCGGAGCTGGTCGCGCGGCTGGTGCGGGACCGGGTGCCGCTGACTCTGTGTCCCTTGTCCAATGTGCGGCTGCGGACGGTTGACGTGCTGGGCGATCATCCGTTGCCCGCGATGTTGGATGCCGGGTTGATGTGCACGGTGAACTCCGACGATCCGGCTTACTTCGGCGGATACGCGGGGGACAACTTCGAGGCCGTTCAGCAGGCTCTGGGGCTGAGTGAGGAGCGGTTGCGGGAGCTTGCCCGCAACTCCTTCCTCGCGTCCTTCTTGGAGCACGACGAGGAGTTGCGGGCTCGGTATCTTGCGGAAGTTGATGCTTACGAGTTCTGAGGCGCGTTGTCGGGTGCGCGCCGGTGGGGGCTGGTCGCGCAGTTCCCCGCGCCCCTGACGGGGCGCTTCACGCTGCCGTTGCTTTGTCGTATGCGGGTGCCTCCACCTGGATCTCCACCACCGGGAGTTGACGCCTTCCTGTACCCATCGCCACCGCGGTCATCGGCGCCGCGATCACCAGCAGGCCGATCGCCAGGACCGTGCCCATCACGGGGAAGCCGGCCTCGGATGCGAGCAGGCTTCCCGCCAGGGGACCCGCTGCCGTGCCCAATGACGATGCCGAGCCGACCAGGACCGCCCAGCGGCCGCGGGGGTCCAGGGAGGCGGCCAGGCCGATGACGTACGACAGGACGATCGGGTAGAGCGTGTTCCAGGCGATCTCGCCGGTCGCGAAGGACGTCAGGTCGGTCGCGGAGGCGCTGAGGGTGATGCAGGCGGCGATGAGGACCGTGCCGCCGCCGACGGGGAGCGCGCGGCCCAGCCGGGGGCCGAGGGCGCCCGCGCCGACGACGCCCAGCAGGCCCGCGCCCAGCGCGAGCGCGAAGACCGCGCCGACCGTCGCCTCGGAGAGGTGGGCCTGGGTGAGGCCGATGCGGCCGCTGACGCCCCAGAGGGCGTTCTGGGCGAGGGACCAGCACAGGAGGGTCGCGGCCAGGAGGAGACCGGCGCGGGGGTGGGGGAGCGGGGTGCGGGTCTCCCGGCTGCGGGCGGGGGCCGTGCGCAGCGGGAGACGGCTCGTCAGGGGCCAGACCGCCAGCGCGGTGAGGGCGATCGCGGCGAGGGGCTGGCCGTGGCCGGGGCCCAGGTGCGGGACGGTCAGGTAGACGGCGCCGGCGAGCGCGGAGACGCCGAGCAGGCCGACCGTGGTGGCGCGGTGCGGGTCCGGCTGGGCGGCGATGCCGGTGGCGGCCACCGCCGTCGACGTACCGGATCCGAAGCCGCCGATCAGGGCCCCCACGACGACCGCGGGGACGGCGTGGGCGAGGGCGGCGCCGCCGTAGCCGAGGACGGCGAGGGTGAGGCCGACGCGGGCGAGGGTGCGGGGGCCGACGCGGTCGACGTGGGAGGCGAGCAGGAAGCCTGCCGCCGCCGAACTCAGCAGCAGCGCGCTGCCGACGGCACCCGCCTCGGTGGCGGTGAGGGCAAGCCCGGAGTCGAGTCTGCCGACGGTGGTCGGCAGCAGGTAGGGGGCGAGGTACCCGGCCGTGAAGAGGGCAATGAGGGGCCAGGGCAGGGTGGAGCGACGGGCGAACACGGGCGTTCCCAGGGCATGCGAAAGAAGCGGCTCGAAAAGGGGGTTGGGCGCAGGCCGTCGACGGACAGGAACGCGCGAAGAATTTGTATCAAGCACGCGGTTGCGGAAACAGCCCGGGTGGTGTGATCTGAGCCACGTTCCGTTTGGGGTGCGGGCTGTCGGGTAGACGAGGCCCTTTTTCGGCGCCTTTTCGGTGCCCCTAGCGCCAGCTGGGAGCGCCCCCCGCACCCGGTGCCGTCGCCTCGATCTTGCCCCTGATCTCGCGCATGACCGTGACGATCTGCTGTTCGTGGTCCGGTGTCAGACGGGCGACCGGGACCGAGCAGCTGATGGCGTCCTGGGCGGGGGAGTCGTAGCGCAGGGCGAAGCCGAAGCCGACGATGCCGAGGACGCCCTCCTCCCGGTCGATCGAGTAGCCACGGGCGCGGACCTCGGCGAGGTCGGTCAGCAAGGAGTCGCGGGTGGTGTGGGAGTTCGGGGTGAGTGCCTCGTACGGCCCCTCGGGGAGCCGTTCGTCGGGCCATTCGGCCAGCAGTGCCTTGCCCAGCGCGCCGACGTGCGCGGGCAGCCGGCGGCCGACCCTGCTGATGGTCCGCAGGTACTCGTGCGACTCGCGGGTCGCCAGATAGGCCACGTCCCGGCCGTCGAGCCGGCCCAGGTGGATCGTCTCGCCCAGCGCCTGGGACGCCTCGTCGAGATACGGCCGTGCGACCCGGACGCGCGGGTCGGAGTCCAGGTAGCTGGTGCCGGTGAGCAGGGCGTGGATGCCGATGCCGTAGAGCGAGCCGGTGACGTCGGTGCGGACCCAGCCGCGCGAGATCAGGGTCTGGAGCAGCGCGTACATCGAACTGCGCGGCACGCCCAGCTCGTCCGCGAGCTCCTGGAGCCGGGCCGGGCGGTCGCCGCGCGCGGCCAGCAGTTCGAGGAGTTCGACGGTGCGGGCCGCCGACTTCACCTCGCGGACACCACCGGTCTCTGACATGCGCTGATGGTAATCGGCCCGCCAAACCTCGCGGCGACCCATTGACGGACAGGGTTCGCCTATCTAATCTCCATCTTCATACGTAGATTACGTCTACATGGGGAGATGAGCGAGGGTGACCCTCGACCCGGACACGGCCCGACGACTGCGGGACGGCATGGCACACGGCGTGCTGTCGTTCCCGCTCACGAGCTTCCATGACGACGGCACCCTCGACCCCGACGGCTTCCGCGCCCACGTCGCCGCCCAGATCGCCACCGGCCCCGGCGCGGTCTTCCCGGCCTGCGGCACCGGCGAGTTCTTCTCGCTGGACGAGGACGAGTACCGGCAGGTCGTCACCATCGCCGTCGAGGAGGCAGGCGGGCGCGTGCCCGTCGTCGCCGGGATCGGCTACGGCTGGGCGCAGGCCGTCCGCTTCGCCCGGATTGCCGAGGAGGCGGGAGCGGACGCGCTGCTGGTCCTCCCGCACTACCTGGTCGCCGCCCCGCAGGACGGCCTGGTCGCACAGCTGGAGCAGATCGCGGCGCGGACACGGCTGCCGCTCATCGCCTACCAGCGCGGTCAGGTCGCCTTCGGCGTGGACGCGTTCAGGCGGGTCGCCGCGATCGACGGGGTCATCGGACTCAAGGACGGGCACAGCGACCTCGACCGGCTCCAGCGCCTCACCCTCGCCGCCCCCGAGGACTTCCTGTTCTTCAACGGCGCCTCCACCGCCGAGATCCAGGCCCGCGCCTACGCCACCGTCGGCGTCCCCGCCTACTCCTCCGCCGTCCACGCCTTCGCCCCCGAGATCGCGAACGCCTTCTTCACCGCCCTGCGCGACGGCGACGACGGGACCCTGGAGAAGCTGCTGCGCGACTTCTACGTCCCGCTCGTCGAGCTCCGCGACCGGGTGCCCGGGTACGCGGTGTCGCTGGTGAAGGCGGCGGCACGGTTGCGGGGGCGGCCGGTGGGGCCGGTGCGCGCACCGCTCACCGACCCGTCGGACGCCGATCTGGCGGACCTGCGCGTGTTGTTGACCACCGGTCTCGACCTCGTAGGCGCCGCGCTGTGAACCTCACGATCACCGATGTCCGCCTGACGCCGATCCTCGTCGCCGATCCGCCGCTGTTGAACACGCAGGGCGTGCACCAGCCGTACACGCCCCGGCTGATCGTCGAGGTGGAGACCGGGGACGGGGTCGTGGGGGTCGGGGAGACGTACGGCGACACCAAGTACCTGGAGCTGGCCCGGCCCTTCGCGGCGAAGCTGATCGGACGTCAGGTCGCGGATCTGAACGGGCTGTTCGCGGTCGCGGACCAGGTGGCGGTCGACTCCTCCCGGGTCTTCGGACAGGTCGACGTCGGTGGACTGCGGGGCGTGCAGACCGCCGACAAGCTGCGGCTGTCCGTCGTCTCCGGGTTCGAGGTGGCCTGCCTCGACGCGCTGGGCAAGGCGCTCGGTCTGCCGGTGCACGCGCTGCTCGGGGGCAAGGTCCGGGACGCGGTCGAGTACAGCGCGTACCTGTTCTACAAGTGGGCCGCTCATCCGGAGGGCGTCGCCTGCGAGAAGGACGACTGGGGTGCGGCCGTCGATCCCGCGGGGGTGGTGGAGCAGGCCCGGCTGTTCACGCAGCGGTACGGCTTCACGTCCTTCAAGCTCAAGGGCGGGGTCTTTCCGCCGGACGAGGAGATCGCGGCGGTCAGGGCTCTTGCCGAGGCTTTCCCCGGCCATCCCCTGCGGCTCGACCCCAACGGGGCCTGGAGCGTGGCGACTTCGCTGAGGGTCGCCGAGGAGCTGGGGGACGTCCTGGAGTATCTGGAGGATCCCGCGCTGGGGACCGCGGCCATGGCCGAGGTGTCCGCCGGGACCGACGTCCCGCTGGCCACCAACATGTGCGTGACGACCTTCGCCGAGATCAAGGAGGCGTTCGTCCGGGATGCCGTGCAGGTGGTGCTCTCCGATCACCACTACTGGGGCGGGCTGCGGAACACCCAGCAACTCGCGGCGATCTGCCGGACGTTCGGGGTGGGGGTGTCCATGCACTCCAACACGCATCTGGGGATCTCGCTGGCCGCGATGACGCATGTGGCGTCCACCGTGCCGAATCTCCACCACGCCTGCGACTCGCACTATCCGTGGCAGTCGGAGGACGTGCTGACCGAGCGGCTGGTCTTCGAGGGCGGGGCCGTGCGGGTCTCCGACGCGCCCGGGCTCGGTGTCGAACTCGACCGGCGGAAAGTGGAGTTCCTGCATCGGCGGTGGCTGGATGACGACGGTTCGCTGCGGGAGCGGGACGACGCCGCGGCCATGCGGGTGGCCGAGCCGGGGTGGGTCACGCCGGGCGTGCCTCGCTGGTAGGGGTCTGGGGTCTGAGGGCTGCGACCACAGACCCCGCTTCGGCCCTGAAGGGCCTCGTCCTCGAACGCCGGACGGGCCGGAACGCCTGGACCGGCGCTTGCGAGCCTGACGCGGGTTCCGGCCCGTTGTCGGTGGTGTGGTGCAGACTGGCCTGATCGGCACCACGCGCAGGGAGCTCACCGTGATCGCGTCCAACGGGAAGGGACCGTCGCACTTCGGAGGGAACGGGCAGGGCCAGGCCCGGGTCGACCCTCTCGCAGCTCTGCGCACACCCGAGGATCCACCCTGGGACGTCTACCTCACCGGCACCGTCTTCCTCGACATCGTCTTCACCGGGCTCGGCACCGCCCCGGTGCGCGGCACCGAGTCCTGGGCCCGCGGCATGGGGTCGAGCCCCGGCGGAGTGGCGAACATGGCGACGGCCCTGGCCCGGCTCGGGCTGCGCACCTCGCTGGCCGCGGCCTTCGGCGACGACCACTACGGCGAGTACTGCTGGGACGCCCTGGAGCAGGGCGAGGGCATCGACCTCTCCCCGTCGCGCAGGGTTCCGGGCTGGCACTCCCCGGTCACTGTGTCGATGGCGTACGAGGGCGAGCGCACCATGGTCTCCCACGGCCACGAGCCGCCCCCCGAGGCCGTGCTCGTCCAGGAGGGCGCGCCGGACTGCCCCCCACGCGCGCGTGCGGCCGTGGCCTCGCTGGAGCCGGGGAAGCGCGCCCCCTGGATCGCCCAGGCAGCGGGCAAGGGCACCTGCATCTTCGCCGACGTCGGCTGGGACGAGACCGGCGCCTGGGACCTGGCCGGCCTCCCCGACCTCGCCCACTGCGAGGCCTTCCTGCCGAACGCGGAGGAGGCCATGCGCTACACCGGCGCCTCCTGCCCCCGCGAGGCCGCCCACGCGCTCACCGAGCACGTGCCGCTCGCCGTGGTCACGCTCGGAGCCGAGGGCGCGTACGCGGTGGACCGGCGTACCGGGGAGGCCGCCGAGGTCCCGGCGATCGAGGTCGAGGCGCTCGACCCCACCGGCGCCGGGGACGTCTTCGTGGCCGGCTTCGTCACCGGCACCCTCGCGGGCTGGCCGCTGGCGGACCGGCTGGCCTTCGCCGGCCTGACCGCCGCGCTCTCCGTCCAGGAGTTCGGCGGCTCCCTGTCCGCGCCGGGCTGGTCCGAGATCGGCGCCTGGTGGCGCAGGGTCCAGTCCGTCGCCTCCCAGGACCCGGCCGCGCTGCGCCGGTACGCCTTCCTGGCGGACCTGATCCCCAAGGAGTCCGCCCCGGGCTGGCCCCTGCGACGGGCGGTACCGACGATCGGCTTCGGCAGGTCGGCCTGAGACCCACGGAGGCCGCGTCCGCGCCGAGTGCCGGGTGGTACCGCGGCCAGGACCGGAACAGTCAGTGGTGATCCGCCCGCTCCAGTGCCGACAGCACCTGTTCCCGGACCACCTCGCGGGCCTCGGCGGGCAGCGACCCCATCGCCGTACCGCCCAGGGCGTCGAGCACGGTGTCCGCGGGCGTGTCGCAGGGCACGCTCTCGCTCAGGAAGTCGTAGCCGTCGCGGACGGCGACGCGCAGCACCGGGCGGGCGCCCGGGTGCACGGCGGTGGCGACGACCAGGGGCGGTGGCCCGCCCGGGGCCTCGGCCACCTTGCGGTAGCCGCTGACCAGCGGATCGTCCCAGTGCAGGCTCAGCAGCAACGGCTTCTTGGCGAGCAGTTCGGCGAGGTCTGCCTCGAACGGCCCCTCCGCCGCCAAGACCCGCGCCCGGGCGTCCAGGACGAGTGCCGCGGGCAGCAGACAGCGCAGGGTGCTGCCGACGATGTTCCCGCCGACCGTGGCGGTCCGGCGCACGGCCCCGGTGCCGATGCCGGCCGCGGCCCGGTGCAGCACCTCCGGCACCCGTTCGTCGATCCGGTGCAGCAGGACCGCCGCCCCGAGCTCCCCCGCCCCGAGGACGTTCGCCTCCGGCACCTCGCGCAGCGACACGGCCTGCTCGGGAAAGCCGTCGCGCTGCCAGGCGGCCCACACGAGCGTGGCGCCGCCTACGGGTGTCGCCCCGTCGGTCAGACACTCCTGTGCCTCCGGCAGGGACGTGGGCAGACGCAGCAGCACGGTCTTCCTTCTTCGAGCAGTCGAGGACCTCGACACACATGGCAGTGAGCGCATTCTTTCCGGGGGCCCGGGGGAGCATGCAGGGCTCACCGCTGCATTCGGGGCGCCCCGACCGTCGAAAAGCCCTACGGCGTTGTCAGTGCACCGTCGTACTCTTGAACCCGCGAGGCCGCCTCCAGTTGTGCGGCCCTGACGAGGAGGAACCGCAGGCCTTAAGCGCCGGCCCATGACTCAGACACCGACAGGTCACAGCCCCGCGCAGGGGCAGGCGAGAGCACAGTTCACCGTCCCCGCCCAGCACCCCATGGTCTCGGTCCTGGGGTCCGGCGACTCGCTCCTGCGCGTGATCGAGAAGGCCTTCCCGGCGGCCGACATCCATGTCCGGGGCAATGAGATCAGCGCGACCGGCGCGGCGGCGGACGTCGCCCTCGTGCAGCGCCTGTTCGACGAGATGATGCTGGTGCTCCGCACCGGACAGCCGATGACGGAGGACGCAGTGGAACGCTCGATCGCCATGCTGCGAGCGAGCGAGAACGGGACGAGCGACGGCCAGGAGACCCCGGCCGAAGTGCTCACACAGAACATCCTGTCCTCGCGCGGCCGCACCATCCGCCCCAAGACCCTCAACCAGAAGCGGTACGTCGACGCGATCGACAAGCACACGATCGTCTTCGGCATCGGCCCCGCCGGTACCGGAAAGACCTACCTCGCCATGGCCAAGGCGGTGCAGGCCCTCCAGTCCAAGCAGGTCAACCGCATCATCCTGACCCGCCCGGCGGTGGAGGCGGGGGAGCGGCTCGGCTTCCTGCCCGGCACCCTCTACGAGAAGATCGACCCGTACCTGCGTCCGCTGTACGACGCCCTGCACGACATGCTGGACCCGGACTCGATCCCGCGTCTGATGGCGGCGGGGACGATCGAGGTCGCGCCGCTGGCGTACATGCGTGGCCGCACCCTCAACGACGCCTTCATCATTCTCGACGAGGCCCAGAACACCTCCCCCGAGCAGATGAAGATGTTCCTCACCCGCCTCGGCTTCGACTCGAAGATCGTCATCACCGGTGACGTGACGCAGGTCGACCTGCCCAACGGGACCAAGTCCGGGCTGCGGCAGGTGCAGGACATCCTGGAGGGTGTGGAGGACGTGCACTTCTCCCGCCTGTCGTCCCAGGACGTCGTACGGCACAAGCTGGTCGGCCGTATCGTCGACGCGTACGAGAAGTACGACACCGAGAACGGTACGGAGAACGGCACCCACAAGGGCGCCCGGGACAAGCGGAAGTAGACAAGCCAGCACCATGTCGATCGACGTCAACAACGAGTCCGGAACCGAGGTCGACGAGCAGGCGATCCTCGACATCGCCCGCTACGCGCTCGCGCGGATGCGCATCCACCCGCTCTCCGAGCTCTCGGTGATCGTCGTGGACACCGACGCCATGGAGCAGCTGCACATCCAGTGGATGGACCTGCCGGGGCCCACCGACGTCATGTCGTTCCCGATGGACGAGCTCAGGCCGCCCAGCAAGGACGACGACGAGCCCCCGCAGGGCCTCCTCGGCGACATCGTGCTGTGTCCCGAGGTCGCCAAGAGGCAGGGCGAGGAGGCCGAGACGCAGCACTCCATGGACGAGGAGCTCCAGCTCCTCACCGTCCACGGCGTGCTGCACCTGCTCGGCTACGACCACGAGGAGCCGGACGAGAAGGCCGAGATGTTCGGCCTGCAGGCGGCCATCGTGGACGGCTGGCGGCAGGAGAAGGGGCTCACCGGTCCGTCCCCCGCGCCGACCGTCTCATGAGCCTGCCCCTTGTCTCCGGCGCGATCGCCCTGGTCGTCGTCGCCTGGCTCGCCGCCTGCGCGGAGGCGGGCCTCGCGCGCGTCTCCAGCTTCCGCGCCGAGGAAGCCGTACGCAACGGCCGGCGGGGCAGCGCCAAGCTCGCGCAGATCGCCGCCGACCCGACCCGCTATCTCAACGTGGCGCTGCTGGTGCGCGTCGCCTGCGAGATGGCGGCGGCCGCCCTGGTCACCTACGCCTGCCTCCAGGAGTTCCCGGGCACCACCCGCGCCCTGCTGGTCGCGATCGGCGTCATGGTGCTCGTGTCGTACGTCGCCGTCGGTGTCTCCCCGCGCACCATCGGGCGTCAGCACCCGCTCAACACGGCGACCGCGGCCGCGTACATCCTGCTCCCGCTGGCCCGGATCATGGGCCCGATCCCGTCGTTGCTGATTCTCATCGGCAACGCGCTCACCCCGGGCAAGGGCTTCCGCCGGGGCCCGTTCGCCTCCGAGGCGGAGCTGCGCGCGCTGGTCGACCTCGCCGAGAAGGAGTCCCTGATCGAGGACGAGGAGCGCCGCATGGTGCACTCCGTCTTCGAGCTGGGCGACACACTGGTGCGGGAGGTCATGGTGCCGCGCACCGACCTCGTCGTCATCGAACGCTTCAAGACCATCCGGCAGGCGCTGACGCTCGCGCTGCGCTCGGGCTTCTCGCGCATCCCGGTGTCCGGGGAGAGCGAGGACGACATCGTCGGGATCGTGTATCTGAAGGACCTGGTCCGCAAGACGCACATCAGCCGGGACGCGGAGAGCGAGCTGGTGTCCACCGCCATGCGGCCCGCCGCCTTCGTGCCCGACACCAAGAACGCCGGTGACCTGCTGCGCGAGATGCAGCAGGACCGCAATCACGTCGCCGTCGTCATCGACGAGTACGGCGGCACGGCCGGCATCGTCACCATCGAGGACATCCTCGAGGAGATCGTCGGTGAGATCACCGACGAGTACGACCGTGAACTGCCGCCGGTGGAGGACCTCGGCGACGACCGCCACCGGGTCACGGCCCGCCTCGACATCACCGACCTCGGCGAGCTCTACGGGCTCGACGAGTACGACGACGAGGACGTGGAGACCGTCGGCGGACTGCTGGCGAAGGCGCTGGGCCGGGTCCCCATCGCCGGGGCGTCCGCGGTTGTCGAGCTCCCGGACGGGCGCGCGCTGCGCCTGACCGCGGAGGCCGCCGCCGGACGCCGGAACAAGATCGTGACGGTTCTGGTGGAGCCGGTGGGCGCCCTCGAACCGGCGGAAGCGGAGAAGGAGTCCGAGTGACCCCTCAGGAACTGCGTGCCCTGTGCCTGTCGTTCAACGCGGCGGTGGAGGACTTCCCGTTCAGCCCGGAGATCTCGGTCTTCAAGGTGCTCGGCAAGATGTTCGCGCTGAGCTGGATCGACGCGCGGCCCCTGAAGGTCAACCTCAAGTGCGACCCCGAGGACGCGATCCGGCTGCGCGCCGACCATCCCGGGCTGATCGCCCCCGGCTACCACATGAACAAGCGCCACTGGAACACCGTCACGGTCGACGGCGAGCTCCCGGACCGTCTGGTCCGGGAGCTCGTGGAGGATTCGTACGACCTGGTGGTGGCCGGTCTACCGCGCGCCGAGCGGCTCCGCCTCGACCGCCCCTGAGCGCACCCGCAGCCCCACCGCGACCACGGCCGCCGCCACCAGCACGATCGCCGTGTCCAGCGCGAGGACCGTGTGGACGCCGGACATCAGGTCGTCCGAGGTGGTGGCGAGGACGCCGAGCAGCGGGATGCCGACGGTGATGCCGATCTGCTGGGTGGAGGTGACCAGGCCGGTGGCCAGGCCCTGCTCCTCGTCCGGGACACCGGAGGTCACGGTGACGCCGTACGAGATGATCGCGCCGAGGTGGCACATGCTGGCCAGGGAGACGGCGGCGGTGGCGAGCCAGACGGACCAGTTCCCGGTGTCCAGGCCCAGCAGGGCGGCGATCAGGGCGCCCTGGCCGACGAGGGAGCCGACCAGCGTGCGGCGCGGGCCGAAGCGGCCGATGACCCTCGGGGCGTAGGTGCCGGCCACCGCCGAGAGGACGCCCTGGACACCGAAGACCAGGCCGGTCTCGAAGGCGGACAGGTGCAGGATCTCCTGGAGGTAGAGGGTCAGCACGAAGACGACCGTCGACATCATGGAGAAGGTGACCAGACCGCCGATGTTGCCCCACGCCACCGTGCGGCGGCGCAGCATGGGCAGGGACACCAGGGGCTGGGCGCTACGGGACTCGACCTTGACGAAGGCGGCGAGGAGCAGCAGGCCGGCGATCAGGCCGGCGACGACGTCCGCACGGCCGAAGCCGTGGTCGGCGGCGGTGGAAAGGGCGTAGATGAGGGCGAGCAGCCCGCCGGTGACCGTGATCGCGCCGGGCACGTCCAGGCGTGGCCGGTCCGGGGTGCGGGACTCCGGCAGCAGGGCGGGGGCCAGCGGGAGCACGATCAGGGCGAACAGGGTGAGCAGGCCCATCGTGGAGCGCCAGCCGAGGGTGTCGGTGAGGGTGCCGCCGGCCACCATGCCGACGGTGAAGCCGAGCGAGAGCAGGGTGCCGGAGATGCCCAGGGCGCGGTCGCGGGCGGGGCCCTCGGGGAAGGTCGTGGTCAGCAGGGACATGCCGGTCGGCACGATGGCCGCGGCGCCGAGGCCCTGGAGGGCGCGTCCGGCGAGGAAGGACGCCGGGTCCCAGGCGAGGGTCGCGAGCAGGGAGGCCGCGCCGAACAGGGCGAGACCGGACAGGAAGAGCTTCCTGCGGCCGTACAGGTCTCCCATGCGGCCGAACAGGAGCAGGAAGCCGCCGGACGGGAGGGCGAACGCCGTGACCGCCCACTGCAGGGCG from Streptomyces sp. CC0208 carries:
- a CDS encoding hemolysin family protein is translated as MSLPLVSGAIALVVVAWLAACAEAGLARVSSFRAEEAVRNGRRGSAKLAQIAADPTRYLNVALLVRVACEMAAAALVTYACLQEFPGTTRALLVAIGVMVLVSYVAVGVSPRTIGRQHPLNTATAAAYILLPLARIMGPIPSLLILIGNALTPGKGFRRGPFASEAELRALVDLAEKESLIEDEERRMVHSVFELGDTLVREVMVPRTDLVVIERFKTIRQALTLALRSGFSRIPVSGESEDDIVGIVYLKDLVRKTHISRDAESELVSTAMRPAAFVPDTKNAGDLLREMQQDRNHVAVVIDEYGGTAGIVTIEDILEEIVGEITDEYDRELPPVEDLGDDRHRVTARLDITDLGELYGLDEYDDEDVETVGGLLAKALGRVPIAGASAVVELPDGRALRLTAEAAAGRRNKIVTVLVEPVGALEPAEAEKESE
- a CDS encoding MmcQ/YjbR family DNA-binding protein, encoding MTPQELRALCLSFNAAVEDFPFSPEISVFKVLGKMFALSWIDARPLKVNLKCDPEDAIRLRADHPGLIAPGYHMNKRHWNTVTVDGELPDRLVRELVEDSYDLVVAGLPRAERLRLDRP
- a CDS encoding IclR family transcriptional regulator, with product MSETGGVREVKSAARTVELLELLAARGDRPARLQELADELGVPRSSMYALLQTLISRGWVRTDVTGSLYGIGIHALLTGTSYLDSDPRVRVARPYLDEASQALGETIHLGRLDGRDVAYLATRESHEYLRTISRVGRRLPAHVGALGKALLAEWPDERLPEGPYEALTPNSHTTRDSLLTDLAEVRARGYSIDREEGVLGIVGFGFALRYDSPAQDAISCSVPVARLTPDHEQQIVTVMREIRGKIEATAPGAGGAPSWR
- a CDS encoding glucarate dehydratase family protein, giving the protein MNLTITDVRLTPILVADPPLLNTQGVHQPYTPRLIVEVETGDGVVGVGETYGDTKYLELARPFAAKLIGRQVADLNGLFAVADQVAVDSSRVFGQVDVGGLRGVQTADKLRLSVVSGFEVACLDALGKALGLPVHALLGGKVRDAVEYSAYLFYKWAAHPEGVACEKDDWGAAVDPAGVVEQARLFTQRYGFTSFKLKGGVFPPDEEIAAVRALAEAFPGHPLRLDPNGAWSVATSLRVAEELGDVLEYLEDPALGTAAMAEVSAGTDVPLATNMCVTTFAEIKEAFVRDAVQVVLSDHHYWGGLRNTQQLAAICRTFGVGVSMHSNTHLGISLAAMTHVASTVPNLHHACDSHYPWQSEDVLTERLVFEGGAVRVSDAPGLGVELDRRKVEFLHRRWLDDDGSLRERDDAAAMRVAEPGWVTPGVPRW
- a CDS encoding 5-dehydro-4-deoxyglucarate dehydratase, whose product is MTLDPDTARRLRDGMAHGVLSFPLTSFHDDGTLDPDGFRAHVAAQIATGPGAVFPACGTGEFFSLDEDEYRQVVTIAVEEAGGRVPVVAGIGYGWAQAVRFARIAEEAGADALLVLPHYLVAAPQDGLVAQLEQIAARTRLPLIAYQRGQVAFGVDAFRRVAAIDGVIGLKDGHSDLDRLQRLTLAAPEDFLFFNGASTAEIQARAYATVGVPAYSSAVHAFAPEIANAFFTALRDGDDGTLEKLLRDFYVPLVELRDRVPGYAVSLVKAAARLRGRPVGPVRAPLTDPSDADLADLRVLLTTGLDLVGAAL
- a CDS encoding MFS transporter, which codes for MFARRSTLPWPLIALFTAGYLAPYLLPTTVGRLDSGLALTATEAGAVGSALLLSSAAAGFLLASHVDRVGPRTLARVGLTLAVLGYGGAALAHAVPAVVVGALIGGFGSGTSTAVAATGIAAQPDPHRATTVGLLGVSALAGAVYLTVPHLGPGHGQPLAAIALTALAVWPLTSRLPLRTAPARSRETRTPLPHPRAGLLLAATLLCWSLAQNALWGVSGRIGLTQAHLSEATVGAVFALALGAGLLGVVGAGALGPRLGRALPVGGGTVLIAACITLSASATDLTSFATGEIAWNTLYPIVLSYVIGLAASLDPRGRWAVLVGSASSLGTAAGPLAGSLLASEAGFPVMGTVLAIGLLVIAAPMTAVAMGTGRRQLPVVEIQVEAPAYDKATAA
- the ybeY gene encoding rRNA maturation RNase YbeY — protein: MSIDVNNESGTEVDEQAILDIARYALARMRIHPLSELSVIVVDTDAMEQLHIQWMDLPGPTDVMSFPMDELRPPSKDDDEPPQGLLGDIVLCPEVAKRQGEEAETQHSMDEELQLLTVHGVLHLLGYDHEEPDEKAEMFGLQAAIVDGWRQEKGLTGPSPAPTVS
- a CDS encoding PhoH family protein, producing MTQTPTGHSPAQGQARAQFTVPAQHPMVSVLGSGDSLLRVIEKAFPAADIHVRGNEISATGAAADVALVQRLFDEMMLVLRTGQPMTEDAVERSIAMLRASENGTSDGQETPAEVLTQNILSSRGRTIRPKTLNQKRYVDAIDKHTIVFGIGPAGTGKTYLAMAKAVQALQSKQVNRIILTRPAVEAGERLGFLPGTLYEKIDPYLRPLYDALHDMLDPDSIPRLMAAGTIEVAPLAYMRGRTLNDAFIILDEAQNTSPEQMKMFLTRLGFDSKIVITGDVTQVDLPNGTKSGLRQVQDILEGVEDVHFSRLSSQDVVRHKLVGRIVDAYEKYDTENGTENGTHKGARDKRK
- a CDS encoding MFS transporter, which produces MAIDTTSPVPDALDTPRLSTRDKLVLFVLCAAQFMVALDFSVLNVALPVLGADLGMSPAALQWAVTAFALPSGGFLLLFGRMGDLYGRRKLFLSGLALFGAASLLATLAWDPASFLAGRALQGLGAAAIVPTGMSLLTTTFPEGPARDRALGISGTLLSLGFTVGMVAGGTLTDTLGWRSTMGLLTLFALIVLPLAPALLPESRTPDRPRLDVPGAITVTGGLLALIYALSTAADHGFGRADVVAGLIAGLLLLAAFVKVESRSAQPLVSLPMLRRRTVAWGNIGGLVTFSMMSTVVFVLTLYLQEILHLSAFETGLVFGVQGVLSAVAGTYAPRVIGRFGPRRTLVGSLVGQGALIAALLGLDTGNWSVWLATAAVSLASMCHLGAIISYGVTVTSGVPDEEQGLATGLVTSTQQIGITVGIPLLGVLATTSDDLMSGVHTVLALDTAIVLVAAAVVAVGLRVRSGAVEAEPLGAR
- a CDS encoding PfkB family carbohydrate kinase, which codes for MASNGKGPSHFGGNGQGQARVDPLAALRTPEDPPWDVYLTGTVFLDIVFTGLGTAPVRGTESWARGMGSSPGGVANMATALARLGLRTSLAAAFGDDHYGEYCWDALEQGEGIDLSPSRRVPGWHSPVTVSMAYEGERTMVSHGHEPPPEAVLVQEGAPDCPPRARAAVASLEPGKRAPWIAQAAGKGTCIFADVGWDETGAWDLAGLPDLAHCEAFLPNAEEAMRYTGASCPREAAHALTEHVPLAVVTLGAEGAYAVDRRTGEAAEVPAIEVEALDPTGAGDVFVAGFVTGTLAGWPLADRLAFAGLTAALSVQEFGGSLSAPGWSEIGAWWRRVQSVASQDPAALRRYAFLADLIPKESAPGWPLRRAVPTIGFGRSA
- a CDS encoding FAD binding domain-containing protein; amino-acid sequence: MLLRLPTSLPEAQECLTDGATPVGGATLVWAAWQRDGFPEQAVSLREVPEANVLGAGELGAAVLLHRIDERVPEVLHRAAAGIGTGAVRRTATVGGNIVGSTLRCLLPAALVLDARARVLAAEGPFEADLAELLAKKPLLLSLHWDDPLVSGYRKVAEAPGGPPPLVVATAVHPGARPVLRVAVRDGYDFLSESVPCDTPADTVLDALGGTAMGSLPAEAREVVREQVLSALERADHH